TATATCTATTAGCAGCAGTCTTTGCCGCAGTTCTGGCACTGCCGTTTGCAGCTGCTTCTAAATATGTTAATAAGTCTGGTGCTTCTTATGCTTATGCTAAAGTAGCTTTTGGTAATAAGTTTGGCTTTTATATTGGAATTACTTGTTACTTTGCTAATAATGCCGTTTGGAGCACAGGGCTAGTTGGTGTTGTTAAGGCGGTTATTGCTTTACTTGGCGGTGAGGCAGATAATAGCTGGCTAATTACCATTGGCTTAGTGCTAATCATGTTGTTAGATACGGTAGTTAATTTATTTGGTCAAAAAATCACTAAATATGTTATGAACTTATCGACAATTTGTAAAACACTAGCTTTAGTGGTCATCATTGTTGCAGGTGGCTTTCTAATTTTTAAATCTGGTGCGAATTTTGATTTGAGTGCAGTTAATCGCATTAAAGAGGGTGGCAAAAATATTGTGCCGGCAGTGACACTGAGCACTTTTATGATGGCGGTTGTTTCAGCTTTATATGCTTTTTCTGGGTTTGAAGCAGTGGCTTCAGGTGCAGAAGATATGGCCGATCCAGAAAAAAATTTGCCGAAAGCTATTCCATTAGCAGTAATTTTAATTGCCGTTATTTATATTGGCGTCTTAGCAGTTGCGATGATTTTAAATCCAAGTGCTTTAATGAAGACTAATCAGGTAGTGGCACTTGCTGCAATTTTTGATAATCCGCTTTTAAGTGGCATTATTTTGAGTGGAGCAATTATTTCTATGCTGGGAATTAACTTTGCTTATAGCTTTAGTGCCCCACGTTTTTTAGAAGCAATGGCTAAAGAACATCAGTTATCACAAACACTAACTAAAAGAACCAAGAGGAACTTTCCTAGCCGTGCTTTCTATATTTCGGCCGTGATTGCAGTAGTAATTCCGATGGCGTTTCAATATGATTTAACTAATCTAGTTACCTTGGGTTCGATTGTGCGTTTTTTGGAATTTGCCATTGTGCCAGCAGCAGTCATTCAATTTTACCGTGGACGTGCTAAGCAGCCGACGATTGCTGCACACAAAAATATTTGGACTGATTTAATTGCACCAATTTTTTCAATTTTGATTGTGATTTTTATGTTAATTGAATATAACTGGCGGGTGCAATTTGGCATAGTGGATAATGGTCAAGTTGTCGGAGTAAATTGGTTTGCTGTTGCAACCATGATTTTTGGTTTTGTCATTTTGCCATTAATTATGTATTGGCTTTCAAGAAAGGAATGGGATAATCTGAAGTAAAGAATTTATAAGTGGGAGTTTATTTTTTTAAAGGGGAAATTATGTTAAAAATTGACCAGGTTAGTAAGAATTATGGCGAAATAGCGGCCCTCAAGCAGGTTAGCTTTACTGTAAAACCGGGAGAAATTCTGGGGCTAATTGGAAAAAACGGTGCAGGTAAGTCGACCTTATTTCATAGTATTTTACGTTTGATTAAGTTTCAAGGGAGTATTACTTGGAACGGTCAGCCGATTACGGCGCAGATGTTTGATGAAATTGGTTATTTGCCAGAAGAACGTAGTTTGTTGCCTAATTTGACTGTTGGACGACAAATTTCATACTTGGCTAAGTTGAAAGATTTCAAGGCTAGTAATGAATTAATCGATCAGTGGTTAGCTCGTTTTGAAGTTAAGGGAAATAGACAGACTAAGATAAAGTCATTGTCTAAAGGTAATCAACAAAAAGTGCAATTAATCTGCACTTTAATTCATAAGCCAAAATTGATTATTTTAGATGAACCATTTAGTGGATTAGATCCAGTTAATGCAGGATTACTTAAAACGGCAATTATAGCAGCTAAGCAACATGGCGCAGCAATTATTTTTTCTAGTCACAATATGGCTAACGTTGAAGCTGTCTGTGACAAGTTAGTAATGTTTAATTTGGGACAGATTGTTTTAGCGGGTAGCACACAGTCGGTGCGGGCCCAATTTGGCAAGGTGAATTTATTTATTACGACAGATTGGTCTGAGCAGCAGCTACAAAAACTTCAAGGAGTTGATGAAGTAATACGACGCAATTTGCGACAGTATTTACTTAAGTTACGTGATGAGACTTTTGGACCAGCAATTTTTAAGCAATTAACTAATGGCAATTATATTGAAGAATTTAGTCAGCAGCCGCCTAGTCTAGCAGAAATTTTTCGCATGAAAGCTGGTGCAGCTAATGCGTAAATTATGGACGATTATTAGTGAAACCTATGGCCGACAAGTTAAATCTTGGAGTTTTTTGTTACTAGTTTTAGGACCATTTTTGCTGTTAGCAGTTAGTCTTGGTGCAGGCTATCTTGCAGCTGTTAACAGTGGGGAATTGACGAAACCAAAAATAGCAGTAATTAGTTCACAAGCAGATTTGCGGCAAAATTATGCTGCGCAAAGTAAAGTTAAGATTGAGCAATCAATTACTACGCAAGCTGCGGCAAAAAAAGCAGTTAAGCAAGATCAAATTAAGGGTTACTTACTTTTAACTAATACTCATGGCAAATTAGAGGCCACTTTTTATCATGGTGATAATGCCAATACGCCTAAAAAAGCTGATATTAATGCAACTTTAATTCAATTGCAAAGTAGCCTGAATATTCGTCAAGGGCACCTAACTAGTCAACAATTGCAGGCTTTGCAAGTGCAACCAAATTTAAAAACTGTTAGTTTGAATAATTCTAGTAATAATGATGATGTACGTTATATTACAATTATGGTTGTTTTGATTATTATTTATATGATTGTTTTAACTTATGCGTCAATTATTACCCAGGAAATAGCTGGTGATAAAAGTCATAAAATAATTGAAGTGATCTTTTCGAGTACCACGCCCGGAGTGTATGTCTGCGGCAAAATTATTGCCTTACTATTGATGATTGTGACACAACTAGTTGCTTATGTCTTAATGGCTTTAGCTGCTTTAGCCATTGCCCAAACTATTCCGACGACCCAAAATTGGCTGGCTGCTAATCAGCCAGTTTTAGGAGAAATTTTACATAATTTTACGGGTTCAATCGTGTTGTATATTGTGCTGGGAGTAGTTGCCTATACTGTCTTATCAGCTTATTTTGGCGCATTGGTCAAAAGCAGTGATAATGCTGCTAAAGCTGCACAACCAGCATCAATGTTAGCAATAGCCGGTTTTTTAATAGCAATAACTTTTATCAATCAGCCGCAAAACATTTTGGTTAAAATCTTGTCGTATGTTCCTTTATTTTCATCATATCTGATGCCAGTGAGAATGTTTGCGGACAAGGTTAATTCGTGGGAAGTGTTGGTATCCTTGTTGCTATTGTTAGTCACGATTTGCGGTTTCCTATGGTATCTTTGCCGAGTGTACGGCAAGTTGATGTTACAAAAAGAAACACCTAAGTGGCGTTTTTCTTTCTTTAAGAAGTAGTAGAAATATAAAATCTCCTCTTAAGTAAGATAGTGATCTGAACTCCGAAATTAGGACAATCCAATTTCAGAGTTTTATTATGTCCAAATTATCTAAACAAGATAAAATCGATATTTATAATTTATGGAAAATTTTTCATTACTTCTAGATTAATATCACTTTAGCGTAAAAATAAAAATAAAATAAGACTTGTCAATTTATTTTTAAAAAAAGTAATTGACAAGCAGAAAGATTAGCCTTATGATTTACGTTAAATAAAAATGATAAAAAAATAAAAGCAAAGAAAAAGTAAGTAAGAAGTAATAATTGCTTAGCGAACCTGGTCTAGTGCAAGCAGGTGTAACTGTTACTAACTGAAAATCACTTTTGAGCTGCAAGCTGAAAACTAGTAAGTATTGCCGGGATGCATCCGTTATTTTCGCAGCAAATCGCAGCTTAGTCTGCCGTTTGTGGAAAGAGGCTTTTTATTAAAAAGCAAAATTAGGTGGTACCGCGCTAGTA
This DNA window, taken from Lactobacillus sp. ESL0684, encodes the following:
- a CDS encoding APC family permease — encoded protein: MKQQENDKLGFIAIIFLAINLIIGSGIFLTPGTVVRQVGSKALWVYLLAAVFAAVLALPFAAASKYVNKSGASYAYAKVAFGNKFGFYIGITCYFANNAVWSTGLVGVVKAVIALLGGEADNSWLITIGLVLIMLLDTVVNLFGQKITKYVMNLSTICKTLALVVIIVAGGFLIFKSGANFDLSAVNRIKEGGKNIVPAVTLSTFMMAVVSALYAFSGFEAVASGAEDMADPEKNLPKAIPLAVILIAVIYIGVLAVAMILNPSALMKTNQVVALAAIFDNPLLSGIILSGAIISMLGINFAYSFSAPRFLEAMAKEHQLSQTLTKRTKRNFPSRAFYISAVIAVVIPMAFQYDLTNLVTLGSIVRFLEFAIVPAAVIQFYRGRAKQPTIAAHKNIWTDLIAPIFSILIVIFMLIEYNWRVQFGIVDNGQVVGVNWFAVATMIFGFVILPLIMYWLSRKEWDNLK
- a CDS encoding ATP-binding cassette domain-containing protein, which encodes MLKIDQVSKNYGEIAALKQVSFTVKPGEILGLIGKNGAGKSTLFHSILRLIKFQGSITWNGQPITAQMFDEIGYLPEERSLLPNLTVGRQISYLAKLKDFKASNELIDQWLARFEVKGNRQTKIKSLSKGNQQKVQLICTLIHKPKLIILDEPFSGLDPVNAGLLKTAIIAAKQHGAAIIFSSHNMANVEAVCDKLVMFNLGQIVLAGSTQSVRAQFGKVNLFITTDWSEQQLQKLQGVDEVIRRNLRQYLLKLRDETFGPAIFKQLTNGNYIEEFSQQPPSLAEIFRMKAGAANA
- a CDS encoding ABC transporter permease, with translation MRKLWTIISETYGRQVKSWSFLLLVLGPFLLLAVSLGAGYLAAVNSGELTKPKIAVISSQADLRQNYAAQSKVKIEQSITTQAAAKKAVKQDQIKGYLLLTNTHGKLEATFYHGDNANTPKKADINATLIQLQSSLNIRQGHLTSQQLQALQVQPNLKTVSLNNSSNNDDVRYITIMVVLIIIYMIVLTYASIITQEIAGDKSHKIIEVIFSSTTPGVYVCGKIIALLLMIVTQLVAYVLMALAALAIAQTIPTTQNWLAANQPVLGEILHNFTGSIVLYIVLGVVAYTVLSAYFGALVKSSDNAAKAAQPASMLAIAGFLIAITFINQPQNILVKILSYVPLFSSYLMPVRMFADKVNSWEVLVSLLLLLVTICGFLWYLCRVYGKLMLQKETPKWRFSFFKK